A window from Candidatus Nitrosotenuis uzonensis encodes these proteins:
- a CDS encoding polyprenyl synthetase family protein — MTSTLPNTAKQVNRYLKVRLDGRPEELYRAASHLIVNGGKRLRPYLVIKSCQMLGGSIKDALAAASAIEMIHNFTLVHDDIMDNDEIRHGVPTVHTRYGMPLAILAGDVLFSKAFQTVSISNVHNTAVSSKLVERLAEACVDVCEGQVLDIKMAEGKKIPKREDYIKMVEKKTSALFEVSCAMGAICAKRTGRDIENLASFGRNLGVAFQIIDDLIGVLGDPKVTKKPVGNDLREGKKSLPIVLAIRKADAKRKKAIMAVFGNPKATKSQINQAVELMRSLQIEHDVRKSALQYAEKARNALSPYSGTAKSEMMSLLDFVVKRSL; from the coding sequence TTGACCTCAACTCTTCCGAACACAGCAAAACAGGTAAACAGATACCTAAAGGTAAGACTTGATGGAAGACCCGAGGAACTTTACAGAGCTGCTTCACACCTCATAGTTAATGGCGGAAAAAGGTTACGCCCATACCTTGTAATTAAGAGCTGCCAGATGCTTGGAGGTTCAATAAAAGACGCCCTCGCAGCTGCATCTGCAATAGAGATGATCCACAATTTCACGCTTGTTCATGATGATATCATGGACAATGACGAGATAAGGCATGGCGTTCCCACAGTGCATACACGGTACGGGATGCCTCTTGCCATACTTGCAGGCGATGTTCTTTTCTCAAAAGCGTTTCAGACCGTTTCCATTTCCAACGTCCATAATACAGCAGTTTCATCAAAGCTAGTAGAAAGGCTTGCAGAAGCATGTGTGGATGTCTGCGAGGGACAAGTGCTTGACATAAAGATGGCGGAAGGAAAGAAAATTCCCAAGAGAGAAGACTACATAAAGATGGTGGAGAAAAAAACATCAGCCCTCTTTGAGGTTTCGTGTGCCATGGGAGCAATATGCGCCAAGAGAACAGGAAGAGATATCGAAAATCTTGCATCATTTGGAAGAAACTTGGGCGTGGCATTCCAGATAATTGATGATCTTATCGGCGTGCTAGGGGATCCAAAAGTGACAAAGAAGCCGGTGGGAAATGATCTACGCGAAGGCAAAAAATCACTTCCCATAGTTTTGGCAATAAGAAAGGCGGACGCTAAAAGGAAAAAGGCAATAATGGCAGTTTTTGGAAACCCCAAGGCAACAAAAAGCCAGATAAATCAGGCAGTGGAATTAATGCGCTCGCTTCAGATAGAGCACGATGTGAGGAAATCAGCCTTGCAGTATGCAGAAAAGGCAAGGAATGCATTATCACCATATTCAGGTACAGCCAAGTCAGAGATGATGTCGCTTTTGGATTTTGTCGTAAAAAGGAGTTTGTAA
- the idi gene encoding isopentenyl-diphosphate Delta-isomerase has product MSEYLILVDKDDNPIGMEEKVRCHLPDGKLHRAFTVLLFDKKDRLLLTRRSPSKMLWPGDWDGTVASHPRKSETYVSSAERRLPEEIGASCRLDYLFKFEYHVPYKNIGSENEICGTLVGIVDDSFSVKLVEDEISEVKWASPDELFSDIERNPQNYCPWMLVALHLLEKSDNTMLQKHHKTLAKWIEQKNRLEESLKHHFPTGNWRLLN; this is encoded by the coding sequence ATGTCAGAATATCTCATTTTGGTAGACAAGGATGACAATCCCATTGGAATGGAAGAGAAGGTGAGATGTCACCTACCTGATGGCAAGCTTCACAGGGCATTCACAGTACTTTTATTTGATAAAAAAGACAGATTATTGCTGACCAGAAGAAGCCCAAGCAAGATGCTTTGGCCAGGGGACTGGGATGGAACGGTGGCAAGCCATCCAAGGAAGAGCGAAACGTACGTCTCATCTGCTGAGAGAAGGCTTCCAGAGGAGATAGGCGCTTCGTGCAGATTGGACTATTTGTTCAAGTTCGAATACCATGTACCATACAAGAACATAGGCTCTGAGAACGAGATCTGCGGAACTCTTGTGGGAATAGTTGACGATTCGTTTTCGGTCAAGTTGGTGGAGGACGAGATAAGCGAGGTAAAGTGGGCATCCCCTGATGAGTTGTTCTCCGATATAGAAAGGAATCCCCAGAATTACTGCCCTTGGATGCTAGTTGCTCTGCATCTTTTGGAAAAATCAGATAACACCATGCTGCAAAAACACCATAAAACACTTGCAAAGTGGATAGAACAAAAAAACAGGCTGGAAGAATCACTTAAACATCACTTTCCAACAGGTAACTGGAGACTGTTGAATTGA
- a CDS encoding isopentenyl phosphate kinase, with translation MILIKLGGSIITNKEKPLSPRMVTITRIASQLRRIKEPFVIVHGGGSFGHYWSVKYDMHTKPAKYNMHGVSVVKNSMVELNKIILDILEKNNLNPYCLPPTDFMSGNKPIPVKIKEIGKIASSGLVPVTFGDALWYGNKKSYILSGDKIMSILAKFLRPRLSIFVLNVDGLYSDLKSQKLIRQMNGEAFSAKDVSMDVTGGMSRKVEEATAISKIGLKVFFVNGNHPERIVKAVQRSKFEGTLFGGR, from the coding sequence ATGATCCTAATCAAGCTTGGCGGCTCAATTATTACCAACAAGGAAAAACCCCTTTCACCAAGAATGGTCACCATTACCAGGATTGCATCCCAGCTGCGCAGGATAAAAGAGCCATTTGTTATAGTTCACGGTGGCGGCTCATTTGGTCACTATTGGTCAGTAAAATACGACATGCATACCAAGCCAGCCAAATACAACATGCATGGGGTGTCTGTTGTAAAGAACTCTATGGTAGAGCTCAACAAGATAATACTTGATATTCTTGAGAAAAATAATCTAAATCCCTACTGTCTGCCCCCCACCGACTTTATGTCTGGGAACAAGCCCATACCAGTCAAGATAAAAGAGATAGGAAAGATCGCATCATCAGGACTGGTTCCGGTCACATTTGGTGATGCCCTCTGGTACGGAAATAAAAAATCATACATACTGTCAGGGGACAAGATAATGAGCATACTTGCAAAATTTCTGCGGCCACGTCTTTCCATATTTGTACTAAACGTTGACGGACTTTATTCTGATTTAAAATCACAAAAACTCATACGTCAAATGAATGGCGAGGCTTTTTCCGCAAAGGACGTGTCGATGGATGTGACTGGCGGCATGAGCCGCAAGGTTGAGGAAGCTACTGCAATCTCAAAGATCGGATTGAAGGTGTTTTTCGTGAATGGAAACCATCCTGAGAGAATAGTAAAGGCAGTGCAAAGGTCCAAATTCGAAGGCACGTTGTTTGGAGGAAGATAG
- the mvk gene encoding mevalonate kinase, which translates to MKSVSSAPGKIILFGEHFIVYGGKAILCAIDRRITVESELMDNGKIEITSSVGNALLSTSDQVSSVEPSLRPIVHLAKKILAEYNSTSGIRIGIYAEFPAGVGLGSSSACCVAAASSILGLFADQTRDRVLELALEAERTVFESTSGADTTVCTLGGAIEYHRDGYAAKLDFEPNFTLIVADSQISHSTSSVVSRVRKYKDNNPAIFSLLCTQEERLIEDALEALKNGDLRVVGQRMSQNQKYLEQIGVSNDKLNVMVDLAKSTSYGAKITGAGDGGCIIALVDQSNIESTMKVLCESGHQCFGVKVDMLGLQHKLELT; encoded by the coding sequence TTGAAGTCGGTATCATCTGCACCAGGCAAGATAATCTTGTTTGGTGAACACTTTATCGTATATGGCGGAAAAGCAATACTGTGCGCCATAGATAGGCGAATAACAGTAGAGTCTGAGCTAATGGACAATGGTAAAATAGAGATAACATCATCGGTTGGTAACGCGCTGTTATCAACTAGTGACCAAGTGTCTTCTGTTGAGCCGTCCTTAAGACCGATCGTACACCTTGCGAAGAAGATTCTTGCAGAATACAATTCCACATCGGGTATCAGGATCGGCATATATGCAGAATTTCCTGCAGGAGTAGGCCTTGGTTCCTCATCTGCATGCTGTGTTGCTGCAGCAAGCTCCATTCTGGGGCTCTTTGCAGACCAGACAAGGGATCGCGTACTTGAGCTTGCACTAGAAGCAGAAAGAACAGTATTTGAGAGCACTTCAGGGGCAGACACCACAGTATGCACTCTTGGAGGCGCAATAGAATACCATCGCGACGGGTATGCTGCCAAATTGGATTTTGAGCCCAATTTCACTCTGATCGTGGCAGACTCGCAGATCTCTCATTCGACAAGCTCCGTTGTGTCGCGTGTAAGAAAATACAAAGACAACAATCCTGCAATATTCTCACTCTTATGCACCCAAGAGGAAAGGCTGATCGAAGATGCACTGGAAGCACTCAAAAATGGTGATCTTAGAGTTGTCGGTCAGAGAATGTCTCAGAATCAGAAATATCTTGAACAGATTGGCGTATCAAATGATAAGCTTAACGTCATGGTGGATCTTGCAAAGAGCACCAGCTACGGCGCAAAGATAACCGGGGCCGGAGATGGAGGATGCATTATCGCACTAGTGGACCAGTCCAACATTGAAAGTACCATGAAGGTTCTCTGTGAGAGCGGGCATCAGTGTTTCGGAGTTAAAGTGGATATGCTAGGACTGCAACACAAACTTGAGCTAACATAG
- a CDS encoding MEMO1 family protein, producing MRVRTPAVAGMFYPSEKDELIQSIKSSIYNEYGVGKTKLSKKIFGAICPHAGYMYSGPIATHSFEAISEQDFEVAIILGPNHWGLGCQVATMKDAVWASPLGNVEVDSDAAEKINKLSRMIEIDFFSHTREHSIEVQVPMLQYYKSKFTILPICILNQDYEFALEVGRAVANIAKEKKAVIIGSSDFTHYEQNEIAHRQDKALIEPILEMDVERFYDVLENRRVSACGYGAIAATMVACKELGAREAMLLKYATSGDVAGSKDSVVGYASIVFS from the coding sequence ATGCGAGTTAGAACACCGGCGGTTGCTGGCATGTTCTACCCAAGCGAAAAGGATGAGCTTATACAGTCAATCAAGAGTTCCATTTACAACGAATACGGCGTAGGCAAAACCAAGCTGTCAAAGAAGATATTTGGCGCAATCTGTCCCCATGCAGGATACATGTATTCTGGTCCTATTGCAACTCACTCGTTTGAGGCAATATCTGAACAGGACTTTGAAGTTGCAATAATACTAGGCCCTAATCACTGGGGTCTTGGTTGCCAAGTGGCCACTATGAAGGATGCAGTTTGGGCCAGCCCTCTGGGCAACGTGGAAGTTGACTCGGATGCTGCAGAAAAAATAAACAAATTGTCCAGAATGATAGAGATAGACTTTTTCTCCCACACACGAGAACATAGCATAGAGGTACAGGTGCCCATGCTCCAATATTACAAGTCCAAATTCACAATCCTGCCGATTTGCATTTTAAACCAAGACTATGAATTTGCATTGGAAGTTGGGCGGGCTGTAGCCAATATTGCCAAGGAGAAAAAAGCAGTGATAATAGGCTCTTCGGATTTTACACACTACGAGCAGAACGAAATAGCGCACAGACAAGACAAAGCGCTAATTGAGCCCATACTAGAAATGGATGTGGAAAGATTCTACGATGTGCTAGAGAACAGGAGGGTGAGTGCGTGCGGATACGGTGCGATTGCAGCTACAATGGTTGCATGCAAGGAACTTGGCGCAAGGGAAGCAATGCTTCTCAAATACGCCACAAGCGGCGACGTTGCGGGAAGCAAGGACTCCGTTGTAGGCTACGCCTCAATTGTGTTTAGTTGA
- the rpsB gene encoding 30S ribosomal protein S2, with the protein MAQQAESQDIKKKILSTGIRVGTTVKTTFMQPFITKASPEGLYMIDLDKTLARINTAAKFINRIESEKILVCSGREYASTPIEKFCEITGARKMLGRFMPGTLTNPSLPYYTEPKLVIISDPQVDSQAIIEATNAGIPVIGISNTDNVTSKIDLVIPANNRGRKSLATVFWLLAREILIQKGQMQETDPMKYEIDDFETKITDEENE; encoded by the coding sequence ATGGCTCAGCAGGCAGAAAGTCAAGACATCAAAAAGAAGATCCTGTCCACAGGAATCAGGGTAGGTACCACTGTAAAGACCACGTTCATGCAGCCATTTATCACAAAGGCAAGCCCCGAAGGCCTCTATATGATAGACCTTGACAAGACACTTGCAAGGATAAACACTGCAGCCAAGTTCATCAACAGAATAGAATCTGAAAAAATTCTAGTGTGCTCTGGCAGAGAATATGCAAGCACACCCATAGAAAAGTTCTGTGAGATAACAGGTGCAAGAAAGATGTTAGGCAGATTCATGCCTGGAACACTTACCAATCCGTCCCTTCCATATTACACTGAGCCAAAGCTAGTCATAATCTCAGATCCGCAGGTTGACTCTCAGGCCATAATAGAGGCAACAAATGCAGGTATACCAGTAATTGGAATCTCAAACACAGACAATGTCACATCAAAGATTGACCTTGTCATACCAGCAAACAACAGGGGAAGAAAGTCGCTTGCCACAGTGTTTTGGCTCCTAGCACGTGAGATACTTATTCAGAAGGGCCAGATGCAAGAAACCGATCCTATGAAGTACGAAATAGACGATTTCGAGACAAAGATAACAGACGAGGAAAACGAGTAA
- the eno gene encoding phosphopyruvate hydratase, giving the protein MPKITSVKGRLVYNSRGSKTIEIDIISDKRYLGRACAPSGASVGKYEAQSFADNKPEKSLQILNENIKKFIGLDSDDLKSIQSQIRKIDNTPNYSKIGGAVAYSLTIAATDSAAKALDEPMFKIISQTKRPKFPFPLGNILGGGAHAGPGTPDIQEILICSIGAKSPREAIERNFAVHRELGKLLQESDSRFTNGRGDEGGWAPQMDNEEALEISAKACERLGYTLGKEVALGVDFASSTQWDEKKKKYVYERAGFENTPEEQIDFASNIIKKYKLIYAEDAVHEEAFSEMAIIRKKFPRTYVTGDDLTVTNPKILKKAIIKKSCSGVILKVNQAGSLYDALEFAQIATKNKIGIITSHRSGESTDHQISHIGVATGSKMLKVGVLGGERVSKLNELIRLSEHSLISGMAEV; this is encoded by the coding sequence TTGCCAAAGATAACTTCCGTTAAAGGAAGGCTTGTCTACAACAGCCGTGGAAGTAAAACAATCGAAATTGACATAATTTCTGACAAAAGGTATCTTGGCAGGGCATGTGCTCCATCAGGTGCAAGTGTTGGAAAATACGAAGCCCAAAGTTTTGCAGACAACAAGCCGGAAAAAAGCCTTCAGATCCTAAACGAAAACATAAAAAAATTCATTGGCCTGGACTCTGACGATCTCAAGTCAATCCAATCTCAAATAAGAAAAATCGATAACACCCCAAACTATTCAAAGATAGGAGGCGCCGTAGCATATTCCCTGACAATCGCTGCCACAGACTCTGCAGCAAAAGCCCTTGATGAGCCCATGTTCAAGATAATATCCCAAACAAAGAGGCCAAAATTCCCCTTTCCACTTGGAAATATTTTGGGTGGGGGCGCCCATGCAGGCCCAGGTACCCCAGATATACAAGAGATTCTGATCTGTTCCATCGGCGCAAAATCTCCAAGGGAGGCAATAGAGAGAAACTTTGCAGTGCACAGAGAGCTTGGTAAGCTCCTCCAGGAATCAGATTCACGGTTTACAAACGGCAGAGGAGATGAGGGGGGGTGGGCACCTCAGATGGACAACGAGGAAGCACTAGAGATTTCCGCAAAGGCTTGCGAGAGGCTCGGATACACTCTCGGAAAGGAGGTTGCACTCGGGGTCGACTTTGCATCATCCACACAGTGGGACGAAAAGAAGAAGAAATACGTCTACGAAAGAGCAGGGTTTGAGAACACCCCGGAAGAACAAATTGACTTTGCATCAAACATTATCAAAAAATACAAACTCATCTACGCCGAGGACGCAGTACATGAAGAGGCGTTCTCCGAGATGGCCATTATTAGAAAAAAGTTTCCAAGAACATACGTTACAGGCGATGATCTTACCGTCACCAACCCAAAGATTCTCAAGAAAGCAATTATCAAAAAATCATGCAGCGGTGTCATACTCAAGGTAAATCAGGCAGGAAGCCTCTATGATGCATTGGAGTTTGCCCAGATAGCAACAAAGAACAAGATAGGAATCATAACATCCCATAGATCTGGCGAGTCCACTGACCATCAGATCTCCCACATAGGAGTTGCCACCGGTTCCAAGATGTTAAAGGTAGGCGTACTTGGAGGCGAGCGGGTATCAAAGCTGAACGAGCTCATACGCCTATCAGAGCATAGTTTAATATCGGGTATGGCAGAGGTTTAA
- a CDS encoding DNA-directed RNA polymerase subunit N, which yields MLIPVRCFTCGNLIADRHEDYQNRIKSGEEPGKVLDSLGLKRYCCRRMMLTTVETMQQIIPFYEAIQRRYLEVQSELE from the coding sequence GTGTTAATTCCAGTCAGATGTTTTACTTGTGGAAATCTTATTGCGGACAGACATGAAGATTATCAAAATAGAATAAAGTCAGGAGAGGAACCCGGTAAGGTTCTAGATTCGCTCGGCCTGAAAAGATATTGCTGTAGAAGGATGATGCTGACCACTGTTGAGACAATGCAGCAGATAATCCCGTTCTACGAGGCAATCCAGAGACGATACCTGGAAGTACAATCTGAGCTAGAGTAA
- a CDS encoding translin family protein, which translates to MLKGAKNSLGKISKILEKTNDEREMLLKNTRQIVNLSSEAIIECHRNNTKSARKKIETARRLLEKYRKHTDSSLHRYLVTPEQEFVEASSLLAILEGNQVPTHESLGVREESYVLGLMDCIGELRRNIYDKIRVGRAEDAQSLFDVMEELYLTLYPFAHFDKIIKEARKKLDVDRILVEETRIAITEEMRRSELIKSMKGK; encoded by the coding sequence ATGTTAAAGGGAGCAAAAAACTCGCTCGGAAAGATATCAAAAATCCTCGAAAAGACTAACGATGAACGAGAGATGCTACTGAAGAACACGCGCCAGATTGTGAATTTGTCCAGTGAGGCAATAATCGAATGTCACAGGAATAATACAAAAAGTGCAAGAAAAAAAATAGAGACTGCAAGAAGACTGTTGGAAAAATACAGAAAACATACTGATTCCAGCTTACATAGATACCTTGTAACTCCAGAACAGGAATTCGTCGAGGCATCGTCCCTGCTTGCCATACTAGAGGGCAACCAAGTTCCTACCCACGAATCTCTTGGCGTAAGAGAGGAATCATACGTTCTTGGACTTATGGATTGCATAGGTGAGTTAAGAAGGAATATCTATGACAAAATAAGAGTAGGCAGAGCTGAAGATGCGCAAAGTCTGTTTGATGTGATGGAAGAGCTTTACCTTACATTATACCCGTTTGCGCATTTTGATAAGATAATCAAAGAGGCAAGAAAGAAGCTTGATGTAGACAGAATCTTAGTTGAGGAAACTAGAATTGCCATCACAGAGGAGATGAGGCGCTCTGAGCTAATCAAAAGTATGAAAGGCAAGTAG
- a CDS encoding NAD(P)H-hydrate epimerase, protein MEITVKQMYQIEENGHQMGFPRQLMMENAGASMVKNLVNQFGDLSSKKVLVFAGLGNNGGDALVVARHLAGHGSSVSVVLLGNPKDIKTVECRTNWQVLQKMKSVSIKTLEDASSMEPDIIIDGILGTGISGTIREPHASAIDLINHLSAYKVAVDVPSGLNPDTGETANKFVKADMTVTFHRMKRGIPKRIDLCGRIFVEKIGIPPEAEMGVL, encoded by the coding sequence ATGGAAATTACGGTAAAACAGATGTATCAGATTGAGGAAAATGGTCACCAGATGGGCTTCCCAAGACAGCTTATGATGGAAAATGCCGGCGCATCGATGGTAAAGAATCTTGTAAATCAATTCGGCGATCTATCATCAAAAAAGGTTCTCGTGTTTGCTGGGCTTGGTAACAACGGTGGCGATGCACTTGTGGTTGCAAGACATCTTGCAGGACATGGAAGCTCTGTTTCTGTAGTACTCCTTGGAAATCCCAAAGACATCAAGACTGTAGAATGCAGGACAAACTGGCAGGTGTTGCAAAAGATGAAGTCGGTTTCAATCAAGACACTGGAGGATGCAAGCTCGATGGAGCCTGATATAATAATTGACGGAATTCTGGGTACTGGAATCTCCGGAACAATAAGGGAACCACACGCATCGGCAATAGATCTGATTAACCATCTCTCAGCTTACAAGGTTGCAGTTGACGTCCCCTCAGGATTAAACCCTGACACAGGAGAGACGGCCAACAAATTTGTCAAAGCTGACATGACAGTTACGTTTCATAGGATGAAAAGAGGAATACCAAAAAGAATAGATCTATGCGGCAGGATATTTGTAGAAAAGATAGGCATACCGCCTGAGGCAGAGATGGGCGTTCTATGA
- a CDS encoding hydroxyacylglutathione hydrolase family protein has protein sequence MIVHQIPVGKMQNFTYVVEDENTSEAIIIDPSWDLQTVMNVVEKNGLKVKYVVNTHHHFDHTIGNEAISKQTGAKIIQHKMSQLKYDIPVSDGDTINFGNSELKVIHTPGHSKDSMCLVGDGKIFSGDTLFVGTCGRVDLPGGDARELYHSLVDTLRSLDDDLMVYPGHDYGSTPTSTLGTQKKTNFVMQPRTEQEFLEIMGQ, from the coding sequence ATGATAGTACACCAGATACCTGTGGGCAAGATGCAGAACTTTACTTATGTTGTAGAGGATGAGAACACAAGCGAGGCGATAATAATAGACCCATCATGGGATCTCCAAACTGTAATGAACGTAGTTGAAAAGAACGGCTTGAAAGTAAAGTATGTCGTTAATACTCACCACCATTTTGATCACACGATAGGAAATGAAGCAATTTCAAAGCAGACTGGCGCAAAGATAATCCAACACAAGATGTCCCAGCTAAAGTACGACATACCTGTATCTGATGGTGATACAATAAACTTTGGAAACTCGGAATTAAAGGTGATACACACCCCAGGCCATTCCAAGGACAGCATGTGTCTTGTAGGTGACGGAAAGATATTCTCCGGTGACACGCTATTTGTTGGCACATGCGGCCGAGTAGACCTTCCTGGTGGAGATGCACGGGAATTGTACCACAGTCTTGTTGACACACTCCGAAGCCTTGATGACGATCTCATGGTGTATCCTGGACATGACTATGGCTCGACACCTACGTCAACGCTGGGAACGCAGAAAAAGACAAACTTTGTAATGCAGCCAAGAACGGAGCAAGAATTTCTGGAAATAATGGGGCAGTAA
- the cobT gene encoding nicotinate mononucleotide-dependent phosphoribosyltransferase CobT has product MQKNIDILVDTKKGQALIDCLEKKQFLFSLVISYTDTCTVPGITMAGKSAELLQYTPPADAEFLNFGYCKCVNAVPVSPDGKPTPGLLTKTALESASIPNVVINAGSKIAPMLPYFETGLPYGKNIAIEAAMSLDTVSRAVEYGRMIGRCLGSTTDCLLIGESIPGGTTTAQAVLSGLGFEAKVSSSMEHNPLHLKNRIALEALGRTSRKDPFSIVAGVGDPLIPAIAGILSTASLQTKVILAGGTQMAAVLAFAKSAGYNRDNTAIATTSYVIDDKSANLVDTVRQIDQIPVFGVRLALGDSRIDGLRAYANGSVKEGVGAGGASLAAMLKVGIGSSHLLHLAENQYEEIFANAA; this is encoded by the coding sequence TTGCAAAAAAATATCGATATACTTGTTGACACAAAAAAAGGACAGGCTCTTATTGACTGTCTTGAGAAAAAACAATTCCTGTTCTCACTTGTTATATCATACACCGATACATGCACAGTTCCAGGAATAACGATGGCAGGAAAAAGTGCGGAACTATTACAGTACACGCCTCCTGCGGATGCAGAATTTTTGAACTTTGGATATTGTAAGTGTGTTAATGCAGTTCCAGTATCACCGGACGGCAAGCCTACGCCAGGACTTTTGACAAAGACGGCGCTAGAATCTGCAAGTATACCTAACGTGGTGATAAATGCAGGGAGCAAAATCGCCCCGATGCTGCCTTATTTTGAAACTGGTCTGCCATACGGAAAAAATATTGCTATTGAGGCGGCAATGTCGTTGGATACAGTATCGCGCGCAGTAGAATATGGCAGGATGATAGGGAGATGTCTTGGCTCTACTACTGACTGTTTGCTAATAGGTGAAAGCATACCTGGGGGCACTACTACTGCGCAAGCGGTGCTCTCAGGATTAGGATTTGAGGCAAAGGTGAGCAGCAGCATGGAGCATAATCCATTGCATTTGAAAAACAGGATCGCCCTGGAGGCGCTGGGAAGAACGAGCAGAAAAGATCCCTTCAGCATAGTAGCTGGAGTTGGAGACCCATTGATACCTGCTATCGCAGGCATACTTTCTACTGCGTCCCTGCAGACAAAGGTCATACTTGCAGGTGGTACGCAGATGGCCGCAGTGCTCGCCTTTGCAAAATCTGCAGGATATAACAGGGACAACACCGCCATCGCCACCACCTCTTATGTGATTGATGACAAATCGGCCAATCTAGTTGATACTGTAAGACAAATAGACCAAATACCTGTATTTGGTGTTCGACTGGCTCTTGGAGACTCTAGAATTGACGGACTTAGGGCCTATGCAAACGGGTCGGTAAAAGAGGGAGTGGGTGCAGGCGGTGCATCTCTTGCAGCAATGCTCAAAGTTGGAATTGGCTCATCACACTTGTTGCATCTTGCAGAAAACCAGTATGAAGAAATCTTTGCAAACGCTGCCTAG